The Brenneria rubrifaciens genome has a window encoding:
- the rsmB gene encoding 16S rRNA (cytosine(967)-C(5))-methyltransferase RsmB — protein sequence MKSSYNLRSIAAKVVGQVLDHGQSLSTLLPVYQRKIADKDRALLQELCFGVLRVLSQLEWCIQQLMSKPLTGKQRPLHYLILVGIYQLLYTRIPAHAILAETVEGAVAMKRPQLKGLINGVLRQFQRQQDELIQRVANNPAHFLHPGWLLKRIKDAYPEQWEEIIDSNNQRPPMWLRVNRLHHTRDAYIALLTREGIEAFPHPDYADAIRLSTPCLVNLLPGFSQGWVTVQDSSAQGCVYWLAPQDGEQILDLCAAPGGKTTHILEAAPKSHVLAIDIDSTRLNRVRENLQRLQLHAEVKQGDARYPATWCGDKVFDRILLDAPCSATGVIRRHPDIKWLRRDDDIAKLAILQKQILDAVWPHLKTGGTLVYATCSIMPEENQQQITAFLNRYTNARLIETGNLTSPGIQKLPRVDDGDGFFYAKLVKS from the coding sequence ATGAAAAGCTCATATAATCTTCGCAGCATTGCCGCTAAAGTGGTAGGACAAGTATTGGACCACGGACAATCACTTAGTACGCTGTTACCTGTTTATCAGCGAAAGATCGCCGATAAAGATCGCGCATTACTACAGGAACTATGCTTTGGCGTACTACGTGTATTGTCGCAATTAGAATGGTGTATTCAACAATTGATGTCCAAACCTCTGACGGGTAAACAGCGACCGCTCCATTACCTCATTTTGGTCGGCATCTATCAGCTGTTATACACGCGTATTCCGGCACATGCGATACTGGCCGAAACCGTTGAAGGTGCCGTTGCCATGAAACGACCACAGCTTAAGGGACTAATCAATGGTGTATTACGCCAATTTCAACGACAGCAGGATGAGTTAATCCAGCGTGTAGCAAATAACCCCGCTCATTTCCTGCACCCCGGCTGGCTATTAAAAAGGATTAAAGATGCCTATCCGGAACAGTGGGAAGAGATTATTGACTCGAATAATCAACGCCCGCCAATGTGGCTGCGCGTCAATCGTCTGCACCATACCCGTGACGCGTATATCGCCTTATTAACTCGGGAAGGCATTGAAGCTTTCCCCCATCCTGACTATGCCGATGCCATTCGGCTATCTACGCCCTGTTTAGTTAATCTTCTTCCAGGGTTTTCGCAAGGCTGGGTAACGGTACAGGATTCTTCAGCCCAGGGGTGTGTTTATTGGCTGGCACCACAGGACGGTGAACAGATTCTCGATCTCTGTGCGGCACCTGGCGGTAAAACGACGCATATTCTCGAAGCCGCACCCAAATCTCACGTTCTAGCCATTGATATCGACAGCACAAGGCTCAACCGGGTGAGAGAAAACCTACAACGTTTGCAGTTGCACGCTGAAGTCAAGCAAGGGGATGCACGCTACCCTGCAACTTGGTGCGGTGACAAAGTATTTGATCGCATTCTTCTCGATGCGCCTTGTTCAGCGACCGGAGTCATTCGCCGCCATCCAGATATAAAATGGCTACGACGAGATGATGACATTGCAAAACTCGCCATACTGCAAAAACAGATCCTTGATGCTGTCTGGCCTCATCTGAAAACAGGCGGAACGCTGGTCTATGCGACGTGCTCAATTATGCCGGAAGAGAACCAGCAGCAAATAACCGCTTTCCTCAATCGCTATACCAACGCACGGTTAATAGAGACGGGAAATTTAACAAGTCCTGGCATACAGAAACTACCCAGGGTCGATGATGGCGATGGCTTCTTTTATGCGAAACTGGTAAAAAGCTGA
- the fmt gene encoding methionyl-tRNA formyltransferase, which translates to MTDSLRIIFAGTPDFAARHLEVLLSSKHRVVGVFTQPDRPAGRGNKLTPSPVKILAEEHNLPLYQPKSLRPSESQRLVEALHADVMVVVAYGLILPQAVLNMPRLGCINVHGSLLPRWRGAAPIQRALWAGDRNTGVTIMRMDAGLDTGAMLHKIECPILQNDTSATLYSKLAELGPRGLLETLEQLANACSTAEAQDDAFATYAEKLSKEEARLNWQLSAEQLERCIRAFNPWPVSYFLIDEQPVKVWKAEVISSNHFSQPGTILQADKKGIQVATRENILNIVELQPAGKKVMKAQDLLNSRREWFTPGNILA; encoded by the coding sequence GTGACTGACTCTTTACGCATCATTTTTGCCGGAACACCTGATTTTGCAGCACGCCATCTTGAGGTCCTGCTATCGTCCAAACATCGGGTTGTCGGTGTTTTCACACAACCTGATCGGCCGGCTGGAAGAGGCAACAAACTGACACCAAGCCCGGTGAAAATTCTGGCGGAAGAACATAATTTGCCGCTCTATCAACCCAAATCCTTGCGTCCTTCAGAAAGCCAGAGGCTAGTCGAAGCGTTACATGCAGATGTTATGGTTGTCGTCGCCTACGGTTTGATTTTACCGCAAGCCGTGTTAAATATGCCACGACTTGGCTGTATCAACGTACATGGTTCACTTCTGCCGCGTTGGCGGGGTGCGGCCCCCATTCAGCGCGCACTTTGGGCGGGTGATCGGAATACAGGTGTTACCATTATGCGGATGGACGCAGGTCTGGATACAGGCGCAATGCTGCATAAAATTGAGTGCCCGATACTTCAAAATGATACCAGTGCAACGCTATACAGCAAACTTGCTGAACTGGGTCCACGCGGCCTTTTAGAGACGCTTGAACAGCTTGCCAATGCTTGCAGTACAGCAGAAGCGCAAGATGATGCTTTTGCCACCTATGCTGAAAAACTCAGTAAGGAAGAAGCCCGCCTTAACTGGCAGCTTTCTGCGGAGCAGCTTGAGCGTTGTATTCGGGCTTTTAATCCCTGGCCAGTCAGCTATTTCCTGATAGACGAACAGCCTGTGAAAGTATGGAAAGCAGAGGTTATTTCTTCCAATCACTTTTCGCAGCCAGGCACTATCCTGCAAGCTGACAAGAAAGGCATCCAGGTTGCCACTCGGGAAAATATTTTAAATATTGTCGAATTACAGCCCGCAGGCAAAAAAGTGATGAAAGCACAGGATTTACTTAACTCACGCCGGGAGTGGTTTACACCCGGTAATATTCTGGCCTAG
- the def gene encoding peptide deformylase, producing MSVLQVLHFPDERLRIKARPVKEVNADIQRIVDDMFDTMYEEEGIGLASTQVDIHQRIIVIDVSEERDQRLVLINPELLEKSGNAGIEEGCLSIPETRALVPRAEHVKVRALDREGNTFELEADGLLAICIQHEMDHLVGKLFIDYLSPLKRQRIRQKLEKLAKQNSRA from the coding sequence ATGTCAGTTTTGCAGGTATTACACTTTCCGGACGAGCGGCTTCGCATAAAAGCGCGGCCAGTAAAAGAAGTCAATGCAGATATTCAGCGTATCGTTGATGATATGTTTGATACTATGTATGAAGAAGAAGGTATTGGTCTGGCCTCCACACAAGTGGACATTCATCAACGTATTATTGTCATAGATGTTTCAGAAGAACGGGATCAGCGATTGGTTCTGATCAACCCTGAACTGCTTGAAAAGAGCGGTAATGCCGGCATAGAAGAAGGATGTTTGTCGATCCCAGAAACCAGAGCATTGGTTCCGCGTGCCGAACACGTAAAAGTGCGTGCATTGGATCGGGAAGGAAATACATTTGAACTGGAAGCCGACGGTCTTCTTGCTATTTGTATCCAGCATGAAATGGACCACCTGGTCGGGAAACTGTTCATTGATTATCTTTCCCCGTTGAAACGCCAGAGAATTCGTCAAAAGCTGGAAAAACTGGCAAAGCAAAATAGCCGCGCTTAA